ggtccccaagCAAATTGATCTATTGTTAAACttaaccattatttaatttacaagaagttaacacaattggagaatgtagaagaatgactgttttgatcatagtttcactgttatctctctacctacaatacagatagtcatggaattctggacaaaatcatgtcTAACTATAAAGATATtatcagatttgggttcgagacAAAATCACACCGattgggggtccgtggccctaatgtgtactaaattaggtgtccttgatatgaaaaaggttgagaatcactgacctaTACAATGAATTAATATGCATTAAAGGGGGATTAAGTaattatgacttttatcaacctctatcggcaaccaaggaattgcaacaacatgaGCAAGGAGTGTTTTCCCCCCTAAAACGGTCTGGGTCAGAAAGGGAATTTTGAAAACCTTAAGTCTCAGTGCCTGGCGAAGTAACTGTTGGGTctttggtattgatcaacaacccgaTCAAATCCCTGCAGATATGTTAGGATATGTCCTTGATATGTCAtcttgtgctatgggacagtaaaaatctacAAATGGTATGGGAGCAGTTGTTCATTATAGAATTTATTGAATTCGTTCTTGCACAGTGTACAGGATAAATGTTCTGCTCAAAGCATTATATCAGAAAATTCTTTCAATACATTCAGTTACGTCCCTCATATCATTTATTTCATGCATTCCATGTCAGACTTCGTCAAATCCTATTTTTGAACCATTAGTCTGATCGTGTGCTTGTACCAATTCCACAGATGGCCAAAAACAAAGGACTCACACCAAAGAGGAAGAAAATCGACCGTAATCCCAGAgtcaaacacagagagaagttCAGACGGGCTAAGATCCGCAGAAAGGGCCAGGTTTGTAACCCGCATCACAACATTTTCTTTATGTTCAAGTGCATCATAAGGCTTCCTGAGGCTATTTTTGAGGGTTCATCAGTTTAAATCAAGAATTCACATTTTTTAATGCAACACATTTCAACTGGACGTTAAAAAGATTATTGTCCGTATTTACCAGGTCCGCGAGGTTCGTCGGGAGGAGACAAGATACAGTGGAGAGTTGTCTGGTATCCGTGCTGGAGTCAAGAAGAGTATCAAACTTAAGtaaccaacacaaacacaggtgcAAGATGGAATACAAAATACGCTGCCAAGCGTAGCCATGGGAGTAAGACAATCCCTATGGACTGTACTCGATGCAATTTTATTATGTGATGGGTGACTAGTGGTAAAGCATATCATTTTACCATTCAGCTGTCCATCATCTGTTGTACAAATGACATTGAACTGCTCACTTTTGTGTTGTACTGAATTCAATTATGTAATGTGAATAAACATTTCAAACACTTCTATTAAGAGCATATTGATTTCCCTCTagaaaaacagcacaaataCCTTCAAGAGGCCCTTTTGTAGAACATTTAAAATGGAGAAAGGAAGGCATTATGTGTTTATAGTTACAGTAGTTCCTAAGCTTAGGCAAACCTAAAACATGTTCAATATAAATCAGAGGACAGCAGAACAGGTATTGTTATGAATATAAGCCATTACCATAACCAAGGGTTGATGTAAGAGCACAGAGCAGAGACAACTGTTACAACTGGTAGCCTGGACATCAACTTTGACATCAGTGGATCCTGAGAGTCAGTCAAGTTGTTGAGTTATGAACTGGCCGTGCGCTGCTTTCAGGTTACTGATGATCTTCTCCTCTATCTCCACCTCATTCTTCACATCCTCGTCCGTGAGGATCAGCTCGGCCTGAGTTTCAGGAGTCACCACCACCACGTAACCCCGCCTGGTGTCCAGTATATTGGCTACTACTGCTTGGTGCCGGTAGGTGTCCAGAGCCCGCCGAGCCTTGTCCAGCAGGATGGATGGGTCCGTCTCCAGCTTGAAGGAGATGACAAATGCCTGTGGCGCCCAGTCCTTCACCAGTGGGGACAGCATCTTGGGcaccattttcatgctgatCTGAATGGGAGAACAAGCATTTGtcacagattttaaaaaaaaaacatgcatgtacAGCATGTACTGTCCTggaatttcattattttactcACTTGAAGAGGTCCATTGGAAGACTGGATTTTGTGTTCAGGCATCTCAGATGCTGGGATATAGAAATCGGACACAGCTGCCGCCAAGTAAAACATGGCCTTGGACCCTAAGTGTAGAGTAAACGTGAGGACATGTTATGAGCAGTATGCTAGATAAGTGTCCACACTACTTCAACCTGTAAGGTGGTGCCAGCCTGTACCTATTGTGCTGAGTGCCTGTGCTGCTGCTTTGAGGAGGTGCAGGTATTCTGAAAGAGTGTTGAACTCGATGGGCAGGAGAAGCCCGGCGTCTTTCACTTCCTGGTAGCGCTTTAGGACTTTGGCGATGTTAGGAAGCGCCTGCTGGTTAACCACCACCTGACCAGAGTTGCTGGATGCTCCTTCTCCGCTTTTTAGCTGAAGCGTGTCCAGCAGGTTTATGTTGGAGTACAGGCGTGTGTAAGGGTACAGGGAGCGATGTCTGTGCAGGAAGATGACAGCGTAGCCGGAGTCTAGGAAATACTCTGCTGAGGAGGCGCCTCGCCTGCCGCTGCTGAAGTTATCAAGGAAGCGGACAGTGCGGGACTCCAGGGGAACTTTGGTGCCTCCTGATGTGATGAGAACCACCCTGCGACCCTTTGCCCCGTGACGCCCAGCAAAAGCAGCCATCTGCTCTTTAACCTCGTCCACATGGGAGGGAACAGCAAACTCTTCAGCTAGCTTCCCATCAATGGTAGCTGCCCTGGGCTCTGCCATAgctggtgagagagaggtaATTTGATATTAAAGGTAATTTGATATTATCAACAACTTGACAACAACAACTCAAAGTGAGGAACGGGCATTAAAGATgcagtgcaatgatttcaacttgatgttgatttctaacacaatgagcatcacttttttttcagtttttgatggttagatggtacaaatctgtttgattctgttgaaaaCCAGAGGGAAAGTTTTTCAAAGGGCGctagtcaaatttccacaatgctgacagttataataatttgggcaactttacattaacaggtcctttgttaaTTAGCTATatcatgaaattgagaaatgcaattatcattgcactggacctttaacaGTCAGTGAATATTATACCCATGTTTAGACAATGAGGAAAGCCACAGTATTTTAGTCTACATATACTTTAACCTCACAATATGTTAATATATCTTACTGTATGTTAGTATACATAAACCTTAATAGTTTCTGAGTCTTTGACCTTGtaattttatttaataaaagcctGTTGACTAGCTATACAAAAATTCCCTTCAGCAGATACAATACAGAAACCTTTAGTAAGTTTATCGAGGACAGCTTCAAGTTGAGGCTTGCTGACCTTACAGTCTATGGCAGGTGAGAGTCATGTGCAATTATTTTCAAAATCAGAACACGTACCTGTGATTTGTCAATAATTTGCCACGTATTGCACTGAACTTGAATGAGACAGCATCGATATTTGCTATTTTATCATTACAAGTTTGATAAAAAACTGCTACTTACTTCTTCTTACTCTTGATTCTGAGGATAGGAGACTGTTTGTTTTCAGACTGCTTGACAACTTCTGCACTTCCTGAACGACGGAGATTTCTTCTTTGCTCTtggttaaaaaaacacagcagagccTCCAGTGAGACCGTGAGCGCCCCCAATGGCCGTAAATGGTACTACCAATGACTAATACATAGTGAAAACATTTCTAAGGATTAAATCTCAGGTTGTTGAAGCAGTAGTGCGTCGCTGGGGATTTCGTCTTTTCTCCCAGAATTATGTTCTCATTTTCATGTGAGACCTGCACAGACTCTGAATGGGACAGGGGCAAAATTCTCAAAAAGGGCAACTTCTGGACCATCTTATTACCATGCAAAAGCAATGCCATGTGTTTGAAATCCGCCTGGAACCTTTGTTGCTTGTTACATCCCCTATATCacatattttctgtcttttttttcctcacataaAAGGGCAATTCCCCAGAAATGCTAGGGGAATCAGGGGACAGTTCAGTCCTTTACTTAATCCCAAAGAGCAATTGATTTACAGGCAGGCATAAAATGACAGGCAATGACaagtgacacacagacacacaaaaaactgTATTGTAGGCTATGCCTGTTGCACCCCGgaagacatttttgaaaatctgccgtttaaaaacttaaaatgtaaaaaaaaaaaattctggtgAGTTTTGTACAGTGGCATATACATACCTTCTCACgggaaaaaatgcaatatacttGCATTTCTCTCACTGAGATTAATATGTAATCCAATCTAAAAATTACAGGTGTTAAATTGAGATGTAATATGAAATTGAACAACttttaaatatcaaataggACCCTACCAAAGTAGTTTCTTTGTTTAGTGAGATAGTTTCCATttctattttccattttccaaagACTAATAAAAAGTATATTCCCATACAAGATAAGAATGCACTTAGCCAGTTTTAGTATTTCTAGATCATGTCACTTGGTTTATACAAAATAGCTGGTGTTGGTATTCATTAACACTTTCATCCACAAGTTGCCCTATGTTATCAATAAGTCAACACACAACTCTCTTTGCTCGCTCTTCCAGGTGAATCTGCTTTAGGCTGGTGAAAGTGAAGAGGCATTTTGTGAATCACTTTATTGATAGCCTACTTTGGCATTTAAAAATATGGCTCATAGTCAAAAGTAACCACATTTAATGGTGTAAAAAGTGAAGAAATGAATGCAACGTAGGCCTATAGGTTTAAAGTTGTGTTGACAGGCCCTAATAGTTGTTTCTCAACACAGTTGGGCATCTCTCATTTTGGCAGTTTTTTATCTGAAGGAgctgcaaacattttttttctgcacagactggataagaggaggaggaaagtgtCATTTGATTttatggagaggatgaaaacatgCATGTGGCCTTGACTGCTCACTGTGGGACAATGTAAGCTGGTGGAGAGAGGTGAGGCATGTGCACCATGTTTGAATAGtctattgaatattgaatagcCTTCAGTGGAAATACTAATAGTAATGACCTTCAGACTGGCTATAACCCCCCCTTTCAGTTTATAGCTCCTCAGGTAATCGGTGTTAGCAATGCCCTTTTGAAACTCTGACTCAGTGTTTCAACCCAGGACAAGAGCTGGGGCAATCATGTTTGTTGTTAGTGCAAGATGAATTTACCCAGAAATgattatttattgatttgttgATCTTGCCATACATTTGAGGAAGTTGCCAACTTGAAGCAATCTGTCCAACAACAGTCCTTGTAATCAGCCCACAAGAGGTGCTGTTGCTCTACTGAACAGACGACCACACTTCCTATGAGGAGGCCTCTTATTATGATACATTTATGGTTTGATTGCATCGATTAATCTGATAATGGTCTGGCTTTTTAATAGCCTAAGGTATGCGACTGTTTACTTGGTTTatattgttaaaaaataaataatctctCTAAACCACTACTTAGTTAAATAAAGGGCTGGTTCAGCTTTTTGATAAGCCAGTCTAATTTACTGTTAGTCCTCTCAGTCAGTTCAAAAAGCACTTAACGCCAGTATAGTTATTGAGCTATTGGAAACAGAAGTTGTttgcatttgttagcaatgctacaGTAAACTTAACAATGGTACAAGTCAATGTTTGGGGGGAAAAATAGTTATCAGATCGTATTAAAGTTAATTTTGTTTATAGTTAACTCTTGTAAGACTGTAAAGAGCTGTATGTGATTTGTCGTAGTAAATTGTTTTCAGAAACATCGTTTTCCACTAGAAATTCTCATCCTGACATTTTCTGTTTCCAATAGCCCATCTTCAGTATAGGCTTACACTGAAGCTAGTGCTTCCCGGCTGGACTGAAAGGACCCCCAGTTAATggtaaaatcataaaatgatcttataaaaaacaactttatttatttattttttgaaatgTAATCGTTAACATTTTGTCATCACCAGGTAGGCCTACGCATGGGACAATGAGCTGGTCAAGGTAAACCAAATCCCTTACAGAAAtaactatatattttttttaatagccTACATTGACAGGGGTTCTATAAAAATATTACAGCAACATTTAAACATCATACAGCTACTATAAGTCAAAATGATAGCCTACCACAGAAAATTGCCAGTTATAGCTACCATAGGaggtaaaaataacaaaaaacaaaaacagaaattacGACAAGGTcaccataaactcactattgagtaccgcAGACATAGGCCTACCATAAATCCTAGAACATTCTAGCAATATTAGTGATTTTTCGTTTGGGATCTTTAAATGACGCCGCTTCataggtaaaaacaaacaaacaaaaaacaaaacaaaaaagaaagaaaaaacaaaacaaaacaaaacaaaacaaaaatccttAACATCCAAGCACCATCCAAACTGTGGTCTAATTcgtaaaataatgaaatagcAATGTACTTTTTTCTGCACCATTTTCTGTGTTCATGTTTGTATACCAGCTATTCTATTTTCTATACGCTTTAAGAAGCCTATTTGAATTATAGGCCACATACTTTGTTAACAACTTAGCTTTTCAGATAGACCCACATATATGAGTACTGCCTTACATATTGTGGGCAAATACAATTGAAATGGGTTATCGTAAGGACCGCGCTAGTTTCTGTGGCGGCAGAGTGGTAAATATTCTCGTGCGTCGTTGTATGTGAAAGTAGTTCCGGGCACTTACCAAGCGGGAGAGTCCCGGATGTTGGCTCGGCTGCCGAGAGAAAGGCGAACGGGAAAAGGCGGAGAAGCCGAGGAGGGACGCCACGGGCAGACCGGTGAGGCTACAGCGGGTCTTGCACAGGACAAACGTCAAGAGCATAAGACACCTGGGGGCCACTTGCTGAAGAAGAGGTGGAAGGGGAGGGGGCAGTTACTCTAAAAACTACCCTGGATTAAGAGAGCGACCCTTACAACAGCTTCACCCAGAGTAAGTGAGCTACTAGCGAAGAACACGGGAATGGAAGTTGAACTAAGGCCCATGAAATGGACGACTTTCATGGGGAAGTGAGCTGCACTGAAGTTCTGGGGATTGAGCCCAGTGAATAGGCCTTGACAGTTTTCCGTTTGCTGTGATGGGGCATATGGGGACACCTTTCGTAACGAGCCAGTTTCCTTGTGGTCAGTGTTATAACATAGTCGTGTGGCCGATTGTAAAGCTTTCCTGCTATAACTCTCCAACTTGACAGCTCGCGTTAGCCTGCTAGCACAACCGTACAACCAGTGACAACTGACAGAGCAACTTtgacagctagctagccagtTTCGTAGCCAGCTAACTTAGCTGAACGGTGTCAGTGCATTCTCTAGGTGATTAGGTGGACTGATCACGGGCCAGgacttggtgttttttttttttctcgcatTAGGTGATTTTAATAACCTATCTTAGCCCTCTATCAGCTATCGTTAGCTAGCCTCGATTGGTATGTGAGAGGTTGTGTGTCCAGCATGAAGTGTGAGCCCAGCTCAGCCAGTGTCATTGGCTTCTGTGCTCCCTCGCCCTGCTGTGATGGTATTTGGTCTCTCGACTCACAGCTGTTGGAATGTGTTTCCTTGTCTGTCACTCGTCTGTTGTCATACAGCTAATAAATTCCTCCAGAAAATGATGATCCTCGTTTGCAAAACTAGTCGACCTGAATTAGAAAGCACAGATTTGTTGGGTGACAGGACACTCAACAAGTGCAAGCGTTTTTCAGTTAAATAGTATACCAATGAATTTGATCTTCGTGTGTCACGATATCTCTGATATTGTCTGTTGTCTGGTACACCCCTGTGAATTGCAAGATGGCACAGACGCTGTTACAGTTAAATTTTTGGGACTGTGTGCAAGATGGACTCAGGGCATGTTTCTGTTTGCTGTCATATTTACCAGTCGGTGATCACATAGGCCAGACATTGATTAGTCAGTGCTGTGACTTACTAAACACTTACTAAACTGTGATATTTATGTGTATATTTCAATGCAAAGGTAAATGCATAACTGTGTCCCAGCTTGATCTTGACGGCCCTCATGAGAGGGTGGATGACTGAACTCTAAATTTGCTTGCTGTCAACCAAGTGTTATCGATGATACCCATGGTGTCATCATAGTAATTTGGGGTGCAAATTATTAGTTGATCATCTTCATTTAGTCACATATTTAACTTAAGCCTATTCTCTCATAAAGAGTCAGCATAAAGATAAAGGATTTATGCCTAACCACAAAAGATTATAAATTCCCCCAACGAATGTCCCATCTCTGCCAGACTTTATGCTTCAACTAACAAAATGCCCATAGTCTTAGTCAGCACGCACAATCAAAGGTCAGACCTGGTTTGCATCTTAATCACCCATTCTTTAAATAGCAGGCCCACAGCGTGCTGTCTGGATCTAGGGTATCTGTGCACACAGTTTTAGAAGAAACATAATGTTAAAGTTTTGATGTTACTCCACAGCACCTTTCCAGTTAATCAGAACTAGAGTAGTTTCGTTTATCTCATTGTCTAGAAATTAGTGTGATGGACAGTTGTCATACCGTCTTATTCCATGAAATATCCTGCTATTGCATTCTATTGTTCTCATTTAATTTTTCAACAAATGATGATGTTGAAGAGGCTATATGTGCATTTGACGCTAATTGGCATTTTACTGCAGTGTCCCCGCCTCCTACCTCTGTCTAACTTTCAGAGACTTCCTTACTCTTGCACTACAAATGCTTTTGTCTTTGATGCCATTCATCAAATGGTGTTCTGTGGAAAAAAGTTTAACATTGTTTTTATATGCAACAAATTCTGTCAATTTAAATAGCTATGGGAAATTTAATGCAATGTTATTGGAAGTGAAATTGGAAGTgaaatttacagtttttttctgGCTGGCAGAATATCCTAGACGTAGAGTGCAGCCGATGCATCCTTTTTGCAGATTGCGTGCAGAAATATGAACCACCACGTACACATTGtaaaatttgtttcttagagcACTAATGCATTCATCAAATA
This DNA window, taken from Centroberyx gerrardi isolate f3 chromosome 5, fCenGer3.hap1.cur.20231027, whole genome shotgun sequence, encodes the following:
- the ppcs gene encoding phosphopantothenate--cysteine ligase, yielding MAEPRAATIDGKLAEEFAVPSHVDEVKEQMAAFAGRHGAKGRRVVLITSGGTKVPLESRTVRFLDNFSSGRRGASSAEYFLDSGYAVIFLHRHRSLYPYTRLYSNINLLDTLQLKSGEGASSNSGQVVVNQQALPNIAKVLKRYQEVKDAGLLLPIEFNTLSEYLHLLKAAAQALSTIGSKAMFYLAAAVSDFYIPASEMPEHKIQSSNGPLQISMKMVPKMLSPLVKDWAPQAFVISFKLETDPSILLDKARRALDTYRHQAVVANILDTRRGYVVVVTPETQAELILTDEDVKNEVEIEEKIISNLKAAHGQFITQQLD